One window of the Dermacentor andersoni chromosome 10, qqDerAnde1_hic_scaffold, whole genome shotgun sequence genome contains the following:
- the LOC140213481 gene encoding rab3 GTPase-activating protein non-catalytic subunit-like — protein MSCQLVKIAAISNVARVKSYLFPSGQEQQGDDAASKAAIDAWDWPLENEQPAEAKSAKEEDRWLQDCVVALSSTADVLALARENTVVFLTAKHGISERNDWKYEVSFHSQLRAANGDSVCAMLCLPMSSQKSYQGGPDWTCIVVGFKSGHVHMYTEDGRLLLNQLLHEEPVLSLKCQTYVARRFSGFGEQQDEVRVTYPHAIVCLEGFGLFQTLRACRNQLARGKFMDGRMIISEVK, from the exons ATGTCGTGTCAGTTAGTGAAGATAGCAGCAATTAGTAACGTCGCCAGAGTCAAGTCCTACTTGTTTCCAAGCGGTCAAGAACAACAGG GAGACGACGCAGCATCAAAGGCAGCCATCGATGCTTGGGATTGGCCCTTGGAAAATGAACAGCCGGCAGAAGCTAAGTCAGCCAAGGAGGAGGACAGGTGGCTGCAAGATTGTGTTGTCGCGCTGTCATCGACGGCCGATGTTCTGGCACTGGCGAGGGAAAATACAGTCGTGTTTCTCACGG CCAAGCATGGTATATCTGAGAGGAACGACTGGAAGTACGAGGTGTCATTCCACAGTCAGCTGCGCGCAGCAAACGG TGACTCTGTCTGTGCCATGCTGTGCTTGCCAATGAGCTCCCAGAAGAG CTACCAGGGAGGACCTGACTGGACCTGCATTGTGGTCGGCTTCAAATCCGGCCATGTCCACATGTACACTGAG GATGGGCGTTTGCTTCTGAACCAGCTGCTTCACGAGGAGCCCGTGCTGTCGCTGAAGTGCCAGACGTACGTGGCGCGTCGTTTCAGCGGTTTTGGAGAGCAG CAAGACGAAGTGCGGGTCACTTATCCCCATGCCATCGTGTGCCTCGAGGGATTCGGTTTGTTCCAAACACTTCGAGCTTGTCGGAATCAGCTGGCTAGAG GCAAATTCATGGATGGCCGCATGATAATCAGTGAGGTGAAGTAA